A single genomic interval of Apis cerana isolate GH-2021 linkage group LG14, AcerK_1.0, whole genome shotgun sequence harbors:
- the LOC108004131 gene encoding myosin-IIIb isoform X5, with the protein MGDIIEMTGGGTNMAYHGLSQHVNFDVIPDPGDRFILEELIGEGTYGAVYSAHCNETEKKVAIKILENVADNVEEIEEEYLVLRDLSHHPNIPLFYGLFLKRAKPTQEEDQLWFVMELCTGGSVTDLAQGLKKKGKRLTDDQIAYILRETVEALIYLHSRHCMHRDVKGHNILLTEDAHVKLVDFGVSSHLVATLARKNTSVGTPYWMAPEVIACEQQLDSSYDSRCDVWSIGITAIELAEGDPPLSELHPMRALFQIPRNPPPSLKNPDIHTPELVDFITECLVKDLEHRPFASELKEHPLLINIEPSVEKIRDELRGEINRQRVEGRVHRQPEVTTKHGKLKTYRKAKAEKMYMDDLAALDMLSEDGIVDQLQHRYEQAQIYTYIGDILVAVNPFTSLGLYTGIEQKRYKGQARSDNPPHIFAVADAAYQALLHQRQNQAIVISGESGAGKTESANLLLKQLVYLSKAPNRNLEERILQINPIMEAFGNATTGINANSSRFGKYLDLTMTKGGKVTGARIYVYLLEQSRVVAQAEGERNFHIFYYMYDGLEADGRLSEFHLDLNLRKNHRFLTDHCQTSQTHIDKFQQLKAGFKLLGFQDGEVDTVYRILAAILHLGDIEFGEVASEDNTDNKSHVIHVEPLRTVSQLLGVEESDLLEALTSNSVMTRGETITRNNTVAEACAARDAMAKGLYGRLFDWMVNQINCLLCFTRSPSYEPLAIGLLDIFGFENFPRNSFEQLCINIANEQIQYYFNQHIFTWEQQEYMAEGIPVDLVEFSDNRPVLDMLLSKPMGLLALLDEESRFPRSTNKSLIEKFHNNIKSKFYVRPKSDAVCFAVHHFAGRVVYQAEGFLEKNRNFLPPEVIQLVRQSQYDMVRFLFQCPITKTGNLYSAVHDTDSKKLSQSNQNTKERYSSRGLASQSRAQQTVATYFRYSLMDLLQKMVSGSPQFVRCIKPNDSRSPRFFDKEKVVKQLRYTGVLETIRIRQNGFSHRIPFNEFLKRYCFLAFGYDERVIANRDNCRLLLIRLKMDGWALGRTKVFLKYYHVEFLSKMYEEQLKKIIMVQACIRRWLARIRFKKQKWQFAVSVVTLQRHIRGWLSRKHFLQEMKKKHEKEEATVLQKMLEEQKKEEEAKKEEENENEEESNEPEMDNAATIIQSHFRGYTIRKRFGPELEEKFKTILNNYNDKFEAHNALLREGLKNEEAAFIVQRWYKKEEKVKKKKSVNDPIHYKLRQADLIQFSQNIHMKNQEVHKNLRHNKPGIRINEIEEPPPDYTRPEGFGMVQPILQYRSGNQVEGEETIKYYRDLKDEMSSGSDFEDEEVGWDLPLIQLENDIHPLTRNQMGQILEVNTERRERLEAQGDFAIATEQQLSDVWHKALTNPTENQQQESFQNRVGGIMANFQVKD; encoded by the exons ATGGGTGATATAATCG AAATGACCGGTGGAGGAACCAATATGGCGTACCACGGTCTCAGTCAACACGTGAACTTCGACGTGATACCAGATCCCGGTGATCGTTTTATCTTGGAGGAATTGATCGGCGAGGGGACATACGGGGCGGTTTACAGCGCACACTGCAACGAAACCGAGAAGAAAGTggcgattaaaattttggagAACGTCGCGGACAATGTGGAGGAAATCGAGGAAGAGTATCTGGTGCTGAGAGACCTGAGCCATCACCCTAATATCCCCCTCTTCTACGGATTGTTCTTGAAAAGAGCGAAGCCTACTCAGGAGGAGGACCAATTATGGTTCGTCATGGAG TTGTGCACTGGAGGTTCGGTGACCGACCTGGCCCAAGGcttgaagaagaaaggaaaacgcCTAACGGACGACCAAATAGCTTACATCCTCAGAGAAACGGTCGAGGcgttaatttatttgcataGCCGTCACTGCATGCACCGTGACGTTAAAGGCCACAATATATTGCTCACTGAAGATGCCCACGTGAAACTGGTTGATTTTGGCGTGTCGTCTCACCTCGTCGCCACGCTCGCGAGAAAGAACACCTCGGTCGGGACACCGTATTGGATGGCGCCCGAG GTGATAGCTTGCGAGCAACAACTAGATTCCTCGTACGACTCCCGATGCGACGTATGGTCGATTGGAATAACAGCGATCGAGCTGGCTGAGGGCGACCCACCTCTCTCGGAACTCCATCCCATGAGGGCGCTGTTTCAAATCCCTAGAAATCCACCGCCGTCCCTCAAGAATCCGGACATCCATACCCCGGAATTGGTGGACTTCATCACGGAATGTTTGGTGAAAGATCTGGAGCACAGGCCGTTCGCCAGCGAATTGAAGGAGCATCCCCTGTTAATCAACATCGAGCCTTCGGTGGAGAAAATTCGGGACGAGCTTCGCGGGGAGATCAATCGGCAGAGGGTCGAAGGCAGGGTGCACAGGCAGCCCGAGGTGACCACCAAGCATGGAAAATTGAAGACTTATCGAAAGGCCAAAGCGGAGAAGATGTACATGGACGACTTGGCCGCTTTGGATATGCTCTCGGAGGACGGTATTGTCGACCAGTTGCAGCACAGATACGAGCAAGctcaaatatatacttatataggGGATATACTCGTCGCTGTTAACCCCTTCACGAGTTTGGGACTGTACACCGGCATC GAGCAAAAGAGGTACAAGGGTCAAGCGAGATCCGACAATCCGCCGCACATTTTCGCGGTGGCCGACGCCGCGTATCAAGCGTTGTTGCATCAGCGGCAAAATCAAGCGATCGTGATCAGCGGCGAGTCGGGGGCGGGGAAAACCGAGAGCGCGAATCTGCTGTTGAAACAACTGGTGTACCTCAGCAAAGCACCGAATCGGAACTTGGAGGAGAGGATCCTTCAAATAAATCCGATAATGGAGGCGTTTGGTAACGCGACCACCGGGATTAACGCCAACTCGTCCAGATTTGGCAAATACTTGGACCTGACCATGACCAAAGGCGGTAAGGTGACAGGCGCCAGGATATACGTGTATCTGTTGGAACAATCTCGAGTCGTCGCTCAAGCCGA AGGGGAgcgtaattttcatatattttattacatgtaCGATGGCCTGGAGGCGGACGGCCGCCTCTCTGAATTCCACTTGGATCTCAATCTTCGAAAGAATCATCGATTCTTGACCGACCATTGTCAAACGTCTCAAACGCATATAGACAAGTTCCAACAGTTGAAAGCCGGGTTTAAACTGCTTGGATTTCAAGACGGGGAGGTTGATACGGTGTATCGTATCCTGGCAGCTATACTTCATCTCGGTGATATCGAGTTTGGCGAAGTGGCCAGCGAGGATAACACCGATAACAAGAGCCACGTGATTCACGTCGAGCCTTTGCGTACAG TCTCGCAATTGCTCGGCGTGGAGGAGAGCGATCTTCTGGAGGCATTGACATCGAACTCGGTTATGACCAGGGGCGAGACGATCACGCGAAACAATACAGTCGCCGAGGCTTGCGCGGCGAGGGACGCGATGGCGAAAGGGCTGTACGGCCGATTGTTCGACTGGATGGTCAATCAAATCAATTGTTTGCTGTGTTTCACTCGGTCGCCGAGCTACGAGCCGCTCGCGATCGGCCTCCTCGACATATTCGGCTTCGAGAACTTCCCCCGCAACTCGTTCGAGCAACTGTGCATCAACATAGCCAACGAGCAGATACAGTATTATTTCAATCAGCATATCTTCACGTGGGAGCAGCAGGAATACATGGCGGAGGGGATACCGGTCGATCTGGTCGAGTTCTCGGACAACAGGCCCGTGCTCGACATGCTGCTCAGCAAGCCTATGGGGCTACTCGCTCTGCTGGACGAGGAGAGCCGATTTCCAAGATCCACCAACAAATCTCTGATCG AGAAATTTCACAACAATATCAAGTCGAAGTTCTACGTGAGGCCGAAATCGGACGCGGTTTGTTTCGCGGTCCACCATTTCGCTGGACGCGTGGTTTACCAAGCGGAAGGGTTCCTGGAAAAGAACAGAAACTTCCTCCCTCCTGAAGTCATCCAGCTCGTCAGACAATCCCAGTACGACATGGTCCGTTTCCTGTTCCAATGCCCGATCACGAAGACCGGCAATTTGTATTCAGCTGTACATGACACCGATTCCAAGAAATTGTCACAATCGAATCAAAATACCAAG GAACGTTACTCGAGTCGAGGGCTAGCGTCTCAATCCAGAGCCCAGCAAACCGTGGCAACTTACTTCCGATACTCTCTAATGGACCTGCTGCAGAAGATGGTGTCCGGATCGCCGCAGTTCGTACGATGTATAAAGCCGAACGACTCGAGGAGCCCGCGTTTCTTCGACAAGGAGAAAGTGGTGAAGCAATTGAGATACACGGGGGTGTTGGAGACGATAAGGATCAGACAGAATGGATTCTCGCATAGGATACCGTTCAACGAATTTTTGAAACG ATACTGTTTCTTGGCATTCGGCTACGACGAACGTGTAATAGCTAATCGCGACAATTGTCGGCTACTTCTGATTCGTCTGAAAATGGACGGATGGGCATTGGGTCGAACGAAAGTTTTCCTCAAATATTATCACGTCGAGTTCCTATCCAAGATGTACGAGGAACAATTGAAGAAGATCATCATGGTCCAGGCGTGCATCCGTCGATGGCTCGCCAGGATCAGATTCAAGAAACAGAAATGGCAGTTCGCCGTGTCCGTTGTGACTTTACAACGTCACATACGCGGGTGGTTGTCGAGAAAACATTTCTTGCAggagatgaaaaagaaacacgAGAAGGAGGAAGCAACTGTTCTACAAAAAATGCtgg AGGAacagaaaaaggaagaggaagctaaaaaggaagaggagaacgAAAACGAAGAGGAATCAAATGAACCGGAGATGGATAATGCCGCGACAATAATACAGAgtc ATTTCAGAGGATACACGATTCGTAAACGCTTCGGACCTGAATTGGAAGAGAAGTTCAAGACGATCTTGAACAATTACAACGATAAATTCGAGGCGCATAACGCGTTGTTGCGCGAAGGATTGAAGAACGAAGAAGCGGCGTTCATCGTTCAACGATGGTacaagaaagaggaaaaggtgaagaagaagaaatcggTAAATGATCCGATCCATTACAAATTAAGGCAAGCCGATCTCAtacaattttctcaaaat ATACACATGAAAAATCAAGAAGTGCACAAGAATCTGCGGCACAACAAGCCAGGGATACGGATAAACGAGATAGAGGAGCCGCCGCCTGATTACACGCGGCCGGAAGGATTCGGCATGGTGCAGCCCATCCTGCAATATCGAAGTGGAAATCAagtggagggggaggagacgATCAAGTACTATCGTGACTTGAAGGATGAGATGAGCAG TGGTTCGGACTTCGAAGACGAAGAAGTTGGCTGGGACTTACCGTTGATACAGCTAGAAAATGACATTCATCCATTGACGAG GAATCAAATGGGACAGATTCTGGAAGTGAACACCGAGAGGAGAGAACGTTTGGAAGCTCAGGGCGACTTTGCGATAGCAACGGAGCAACAACTCTCAGATGTATGGCACAAAGCTTTGACAAATCCAACCGAGAATCAACAACAAGAGAGCTTTCAGAACAGAGTGGG AGGTATCATGGCAAACTTCCAG GTCAAGGATTAA